In Labeo rohita strain BAU-BD-2019 chromosome 4, IGBB_LRoh.1.0, whole genome shotgun sequence, the DNA window ACGCGGGTCCTTGGCCGAAGGTTCGAATATCGTCCTGACATCCGGGGGTTTGAAGCCCCTCTTTCTAGACCGCTGTCCTGCGACCCCGTTCTCCGCCACCTTCGGTAGCGCGTCGCTTTGCGCGGGTTTTGGAGAGACTCGCGGCCTCTTGGGAGACGGAGCTCTCTTCACCACCGCGTTGAGCATTTTGGATCTAGCTTTCGGTGAATTCTTCTCCATCTGGTCAGCTTCTTCCACCCATACGGTGGGTAATCGGTTGAGCTGAGGCAGGGCTAGCGCCGACCCGACGGCGCAGTAGCGCGGTGGTGAGTATTTCCTATTGTGATGCATCATGACTGCGTTGCCGAGTGGAAACATACAAACACCTGTAGATCCAAGGAGCCTGTTCCTGAGCCTTGCGATAAGACATTTCTCAAGCTTCGAGAGAATTTCACCGAGGCTTCTCTAAGACGGAGGAATTGCGCTCAAGCAGGTAAGACAGGTGCACAGAGCGCGTCTCATGTTTCACCTGAGATGCGGGAGCGCGCACTCGAGCAGACACCCACAGTCTGTGGTTATTAGATTTAATCAATTACTAGAAACAGGGTTGTTAcagttaacaaaaactataaaaagttcgatattataaaaataatacgttacataaaaaaaatgtttaatttgtacTAAATTAactaacaattaaataaaaaataaaaaaactagacataaaaaataaagatgacaaAAAGGCAACAAacttactaaaatgaaaaaacacacacacacactaccagtcaaaggtttttgaacagtaaaatttttaaggtttttgagagtCTATTCTGCACACTAAACCTGCATTTactgatccaaagtacagcaaaaacagtaacattttgaaatatttttactatttaaaactactgatttcatattttaaaatgaaatttattcctgtgatttcaaagctgaatttttagcatcattactccagtcacatgatcattcaaaaatcgttctaatatgttgatttgctgctcaaaaaaaaaaagcattattatgatgttgaaaacagctaagcagggttctttgatgaatagaaagttcaaaagaacagcatttatctaaaatagatttttttttgtaacattggaaatgtctttatcatcacctttgatcaatgtaaagcatccttgctaaataaaagtattctttctttcttatacttaatgtaaaaaaaaattactgactgaatggtatagtgtataatacaAAAGCGTTTTgttttcaggtaaatgctgatctttcgatctttctattcatcaaagaatcctgaaaaaaaatttaatcaactgttttaaatattgataattataaaaaaatatttcttgaacagcagatcagcatattagaatgatttctaaagaatcatattacactgaagaatggagtagtgatgctgaaaattcagctttgatcacaggaataagttacattttaaaatgtattcaaatagaaagcagttattttaaatagtagaaatatttcacattactgattttgctatattttgaatcaagacaaatgcaggcttggtaagcaaaaagaattctttaaaaaacaaaaaaaaaaaaattggtttagTGACAGCTGGGCTGGTGATCAAATGATTGTAGATTTCAAGCAAAAGATTAATTGATGACCTTTAATTGATAAAATACACTATATGGCCAAAAATTATGCAAACGCCACCTTCTAATTAACATGTTTGTCTATTCCAGTCATTtctgttgaaaagagatttaTCCATATAGAAATTACTGGGAGACCTAAGCCTTCTTAGGTTCTCTCTAATACTTCTATAATacagtagtgtaaaaaaaaaaaaaaaaaaaaaaaaaaacaacagacaaaatgtaacattttcacagttattttttaatcacattgAAAAATGAcataacacattttatattttcttaaataaatgacTATAAAGTTCAAGTATAGAAAATTTGTTCattccagaacaaaacttgTTTTACAAAAGggcaaaaaacaataatttggttgCCTCATTAAATGCCAAAAATAGCTTACAGGTGGAGCTAAACTGGGTTTTGTTATGCTGGGTTTCAAAGCACCTGGACACTACTTTTGGTGTAATATTTAGAGGCAGTATCCATAGCACTTTCCATGAGGTATGCTGAACATACACTTTGATTTGGCACtataaactactttttttttccttttgaatgTTATGAGGATGTAGTGGGGGACAAAAACAAGCTACACTATATCATTGCtggttcactaaaaaaaaaaatctctttttcgAGTGAATAAAGTGCCTGTGCCCCTGAGAAAGACTTTTGTAATGTGAGGAAAGCATCTCATCTGCTCACTGGACTTCCTCTTTGGATTCGTCACCAACTTCTCCCtgtgaaaggaaaaaaatatttattatacgtGTTATTATACCAGATGTTGTTGATGGGAATAACTGTGTTGTCAAACAGGCACTTACATTGCCTACATGCATGTTTCTGCTAATCCACCCAGAGTAATTTTCCTGTAAATACTGGGCGCCTAAGTTCATCACATAGGTCATGGGATGGTAGTGGATGCCAACAAGCTGACTGGTGGCTTCACAGATCAAAGCAACATCGACTTTCTTGTCTTTCTGCTCCGGAGGCACGTCTGGAGAGACACCGCCGCAAAAAGCCTCCATTACTTTCTTGAAGAAGCCGTATGTGAGAGAGGACTGCAGCATGGCAAGCAAGACCTTATCTGCCTTTATCTGCAGGAGAGTTTCAAAGACAGGACAGAAGTGAGGTTTATGAAATCGAAACTGTGTTTGCAGAGACACCTCGTGGTCAGGAATAAATAATGCAGGTTCATTTCACCTACCTTCTCATTCAATTCATCGCCATGTTCTTTGAGCATCTCAGCCAGCTTTTTCACAACATCTGCCAAGAGACCAGAAATGAGCAGATGAGATGGAGCTAAGCACATCTTAATGACTCAGCGAATATATCTAAATCAAACGAGAAGAATAAGCTCTTACCAGACTCCTCATCTACGCTGTCCGGTTCTATATCAGATGACGTGAAGTGCACAGAGTCTGATATCTCTGTCAGCTCACTGACCATGTTTTCCACCTCATCTATTTTCCCATCATCCGATGCTGATGGAAACAAATCACATGCTGGAATCTCCACAATCTCACTTCCTCAATAgggaatgtttaaaaaaatatatatatatacactttaagCAGCCACACATTTAGATTAATATTTCACACTTACTGTCAAGTGTCGCTGGCTGTTGTTCTCGCTGTTCATCTGCCTGtggtttaatacattttaagagaaaagaaagtctcttctttcttttatttttctgtggtttGCGGTGTTTTTCAGTTGGCTGTGGCGAAGACGGGACATCCTGCTGCAGGCGGGTGTCGGCGGGTCGTCTCTTGCGGGTGTATGCCATCAGGAGTCTGAACTCCAGACTGTCCGCCCCAGACGTCTGGACGTCACCGTTACTGTGCTGCTGATCCCTGGTCAGATATGCAAACATACATCATCAAAACACTTcatcaaataatcaaaatacaataactatttgtacattttattttacactgccctccaaaagtgtggttttgaacgatatcagcataaatccttatcattttttggtgcaaatacattaaagtaacttgacattatcatttaagagcagcaataacaattttcattctgtttacataataatggcaatatatacacgtcaaagtcagacatgcccctttgccagctgtgacgcctggttactggtttaaactttgcccaggtttttaaaagatttttgggtcagcacaccttaatagcttgaacaactgattgccaattaagtttagaatacaatgaatttaggcccagattatgccgagattttgatgaatcgaaaatgtaagttttttctatgtataaactgtttatgtagtttgtgttgtcccttatcactgcaaaattatcacaaattaaaaatgattcatgccaatattgtccaaaatcccacttttctagggcatttccaaacttttggagggcagtgtaatgTAGTAAGTGTGACTTACTCCAGGTCAACTTGAACATTATTTTGGAAACATTGTGTTTTGTACActagatattttacattttatatgcatTCATGGCATAAATATAGCCGTGTGAATAGCCCTGATGAAAACTAACCATGggtttactacaaataaaaccaagaGATATCATGGTTAACATTATTAAagcatggtaaccacaaattaaccatggttttgctacactatcCATAATTTAACCATAGTATCAAtccaataatcaaaaaaaaaaaaaaaaaaaaaacctgagagAAAAAGTAAGAGaacatcaataataatgaataataattaataataaacaataataataataaataataataataataaacaaattaacttCATTTTGGAAATGCAActgcaataaatatttaaaaaataattaaatttacatttgaagaATATTAGAATATGGATATTCAGTGTGCTTCAAAATAAGATGTAtctaaataaacatgtttttgaagattaatttaaattactCTCAATTGTCAAGCATAATTTAACTACATACTGTTAACTTTCAGTTTAATGTAACTAATAATCTGTACTCCAATTACTTTAAGCaatatttctttaaagtttGCAAAAACGAActaaaacatacattaatgCCCTTGGAATGGAAGTCACGAGTTTAACACTGAATATTCttttaacttacatttaatttaacaggATAAGATGGACTGAATCCATAAGTTTGTTGACAAAAGTGACCCATCAGTTGATTATATACGTACTCGAGATACGTAATAAATGGTGAGTGAATGTGTCTGGACATGTTCTCCACCCCTTCCTATAAACTTGAGACGTTTGTTTCATTTCGTCTTCAGTCTCAGACGTCTCCATAAACTTAGACACAAATCACTCACACAActtgatgttttgtaaattctCGACATATTTCTACATTATCAACACGCCTATCCCAAACCACGGAAGTGTTAACCAAATTTAACGTTACTTGATCATctttaagaaaaacaagaaacagTCTGAGAcggtcagtttaaaaaaaaatctttctgttaAGAAATATAATGAAAGTTAAAACACTTACATGACTGTTGTTTTCTACGTGAAGGTATCCCGACTAGAGCGAAAGTTCAAACATATATATGCGCTGTAGGCGGATCCAAACGTACGTCACGACcggtgttgccaagtccgcggtttCTTGCggaactgggctactttaaagctgttgccgcgggttgttatTCATGTCCGCGGGATGAAGCAACCCCAAAAAACGTAATATTTATTCCCTGGAATACGAATTTTACCAGTGGAACCCCGCCAAAAACgtgatttttaacaggggaTCTCTCTCGAAACGggattgggcgggttttgttgtgaaaacctggcaaccttgaTACGACGCACGGTGAGTCAGAGTCAAATGATCCAACAGAAACCCCGTTTCACCGCATTGATTTCGTCTGAAATAAATACCTCAaacaactgaaatttaaaaatgacatgatTTATACGAGCTGTTTCTGTTAGATACTGTTAGTACACAGGTCATGAACaacttttaaatacattattatgcTTTCATTGCATGGAATGGGCATTATTGTTatgctaaactttttttttttattgtgctcCTCTCATGTTTCCCGTTGGGAAAACAAGAGGGTCAGTAAGTCAGTAAATGACCAAACTTTAATTTAGGGGGGAAGAATCACTTTAAAGACACTAAACAATCCCTTAAAAGTGTAAATAAGAATGTAAACAGTACTGTTGAGGTCAAAGGTGTACACCCCCcatcagaataattaaaaatgttacatacatttatacaaaatgcatgttattgttttttagtactgacctgaataagatatttcacatagtgatagttgttcatgagtctcatgtttgtcctgaacagttaaactgcctgctttacttcagaaaaatccttcagttcccataaattctttggtttttccaacgactgtatggttttgagattcACCTTGAgattcacactgaggacaactgagggactaatatgcaactattacagaaggtagaaacgctcactgatgctccagaaggaaacatgatacattaagagccgggggggtgaaaacttttggaatttgaaggtCAGAGTGAATTCAacctattttgtcttctgggaaacatgtaactatcttctgtagcctccgaagggcagtactaaatgacaaaatatagtatttaggcaaaataaaaaatgtacacatctccattctgttcaaaagttttcacccctagctcttaatgcactggtcatttttataaatttggcTATTATGTGAAATActtttcttttatgtgaaatatcctattcagctcagtactaaataacatgtattttgaatgatccctcttacttcggtaaaataactaacatttttaatgattctgaaatggggagggtgtaaacttttgacatcaactgtaaAAGAGgggcaaatgttcattttaagtttgtttGCATACTACATTACTGCATTTAAGGGAGAAAAGAAAGTAAATGTCCATAGTTTGAGTTAAGAATGGAAACATTGCGTGTTATTTCTCTAACAGTAAATCAGGGTGATGACTTTGACTGACCAGAAAACACACGACACTGGTGCTTTCCATCCAACTGCCctttaatgaaaaacatttcCAGTTTTGAGATCGTGCAACGTGATATCTGTCACATCTCTACATGCCCGCCATGTCTACTCACCCACTGACCTCAATCACACCTAAAATAGATATTTAGAAAttagaaaaaactaaaacattcaAGTAGTCCCatcttttaaaagatttaaaaaaacaaacaaaatacatcCACCGaacaatttcatatttttcatataacttaaaataacaaaaaagaaataatgccATTACATAATCACTGAGGGGTAGAAACATCCAGAGAGGtaacaaaatttccatgcacaataatgctttaaaaagaTACAACACAGCAGATCACTCGAATGTAAATGGATCTCACGAAGGCTCAGCGTGATCCGGTTCTCATGCAGACACATCGCTGGGCATTTCCCGTCATGAGTGATTTGACATGGACTAATTATGTGTTTGAAATACCACGTTTAACTCTCGCCGCCGTTCATTTGGTTTAGCCGCTCTTCTGTCAACTTGGCATTTCAGCTGCCACCAATGGAAAAACGCATCCGGTTCCTTTGCTTGTCTTGAaacattaatgtaatgtaatattaaatagatAAATGCACAAATGTCATCCATTCATATTGCATCGAATATGGCTCAGATCTTATCTCGTCGTCGTTAAGATAATTTCACAATCACGCCACTGTAACGGCACACAAACAAAACGTGAAAAGTCTGTAGTCTGAGTTTAAAATCTCTGTGATGATTCTGTCCTCTCTTCATTTGATGTTTTTCCTCTCTGTGTGTCTTTGGCACACAACGTGATGCATCTCTGGCAACGTCTTTTTTCTCTAAAACTAAAACCCAATCCATCTTTGAATAaatagttataataaataagagcaataaataaatgctaaaaccCCACAGCGACATCAGTGGAAAAACAACAGCTAGACACGATCCCGAGGACTCTCTCTCAGCCCGAGGCGCTCTCGAGTCACGTCTCTCCGTCTTTCGTCTCTCACGCTCTCTCGTTCTTTCTCTGCGAGTGCGAGCGGACGCTCGGAGGAGTGCcgacagccactttctgtggGTAAAAATCTTCCTGACTCTAATCGCGTGAGCCCGTTCACACAGCCGTCTCTAGATCCTCGTGCGCCGTCGGCTCCTCCACTGGTTGGCTCTCCATGAGGGACGCCAGCTCCGAGTTCCCGGTGTCCAGGGCACAATCCTTGGGAGTTTTTCCCTGAAAATGACAATGTGACATCAATCTGACTGCTGAGTTGTGgttatatgcaaatatttttgacACCACATGTCAGAACAGAAAACACGAGTAGATTCTCACTAGGAAGTTCGTTTTGCTGAGGGAAGCTCCGGCCTCCAGCAGATGTCTGCACACCTCCATGTGCTGCTGTGACGCTGCTTTGTGCAATGCTGTGTCACCGCTgggaaaacagaaaatgaagaCAAGTGAAATGCCAGTTTACACCActaacacagaaataaacacGTCAAACTGCAGCTACGTACGTGTCTTTGTCAGTTAAATCCAACATCAGCTTtgaccctgaaaaaaaaaaaaacaaatccttttttttaatcaaaatactgCATGTGAGCGAAAAGATTAAacttatatatagtatatagatttgtaaaataatatattaatattagtataaaaatttgtaacagtattttattatgtattttatttaaaattgtatatttatatattatagtatttttacaaaatatttttcatattggtattaatattaataatagtattttattgtatattttttaaatatatttttatacaattgtataaattaaataatataaatgtaatatataagaCGTAAAAATGCTGTGTGGGTATGAAATAGATGATAAGAGTTTtgcacataaaaatgtattttaattattatttacgtCTCAAGTATTTGgacatttaagacatttaaaaatgtcacttgacatttaaaactttacatactttatataaacaaacaaaaacaaataaattaataaaaatatatgtgtacatataatataaaataagaaattacaaaaaaaaaaaacctttaaattactaaattaaaaaatgtactttgatttactaaaattactttattttctgaagtattgtacatttaactaatttaagacattaaaaatgtcacttgacatttaaaaacttaaatactttagacaaacaaatacatatgtctgcttataataaataaaaaaaatactaaattgactttaaattactaaattaaattaattaattattaattaactaattcCATAAGTagttagacatttaaaaatgtcgttttaaaaacataaaatactttatacaAAAAGtatgttatatatacatataaaaataaattattgaaaaaatatttggacttttaTACATATAcgcataaaaaaatatattattttaaattttttttgtatgcaccaaaaagtttttggacatctaagaaatttgaaaaaaaaaaatgtatactgacattttaaaaaaaatctatactaaacatttttgtatatatgtatttaatatgattttatttgattggttTTGATTTAATtggatttgattttatttcgtTTGAATTTTGTGATTTAATTCTTTTTGTGTCCAAATGCCTTTGGGGCCATTATACATTTAGAAACACCTATTTACTCTAAACTGCTTTTGGTTTTGAAATGGGACTGCAACttgcagacaaaaaaaaaatcccttctGTACCAGCTGATCACGTGACTAAGAAACTTTGAACTCTgtgtacacaaacacagaaGCATGCGTGTCTACGGGCTTGTCTCACTCACCGTGTTCAAGAATAAAACTCACGATCTTCGTGTGCCCATGTTGGGCGGCCAGGTGCAGAGCGGTGCAGCCCATAGAGTCACGCACCAACAGACTAACCCCGCTGGAGCAACAGCTCGACACCTGTGACACACGAGACAGATCCTGAGTCAGTATGAATGAGAATACATTGATACTtttaaccagaaaaaaaaaaaacaaagctgtcACAATACACAATAGTTGCGCAAGTGCTTGTGCTCCACCCTGCTGAGTCACTTCTCAAAAACGCTTCCACTTTCgaatacataaaacaattagatgtattaaaaaaaagatcttaCCGCCTCCACGTCTCCTTTCACAGCAGCCAACAGGAGTGCTGGAAAAAGGTAGAGATTTCGTTAAAACAATGAGTAATGATCACGCATAAGGTAGCAagtatcctaaaaaaaaataggactGACATGCACGAGGGAATTTCTGGGGATGACTTTGCATTGTGAGAATATGGGTTAATCATATGACTTCTGACAAGAAACTTCAACCACTAAAGGAAACAGACCTGTTAAAGTATTCGAGTTTGTACTTTACCTTGTTCCTCTGAGGTCAGGGGAACCCTGTAATAAGGAaaccagaggaaaaaaaatcaaaggtcAGCTTTATTATGCAATTACACAGCACAGCgaggtaaaaaaacaaaacattaggaaataaacagaaacacaaggTATTGATGAGTCTCACCCAGAACTGGGCTCTACCACCACGTCTGGCATTCCCGGCACCCGGACCTGGCTCACCGCTGGGGCCTCGTGGTCCAGGATGAAAACCTCATCCTGGCATATTTCGGTCACAAAGTGCAGATGCTCCTGTTTGTATACACAAATGCACATTATGCAGCTTCCTGATAGTGTTGTTATGATGTATATTGCGTAGCACAGTATGGTCATCATACCTGAGCTTTGTCTATGCGATAGAAGCGGTCAGCTGATGTAGCTGGAAACAGAATAAACATATCAACAGAAGTGTTTACATGAATAGAGTATGTGTCATCTTACAATACAAATGAAGTGACTCACAGTCTAGGAAGCTCCAGTTTGGTGAAAGTCTGTGTGCTGAACTGGGTCGTGGCAGACCTGTGCTCTCATCCtgacaaaacacacataaacacattagAGAAGTAAAGAATTAAGAATGATATGATGTTTAGACTCTAATTCAGTTGCTCAATTTAAATTGAGGGGTCAAACTGGATgctgaattttaattaaaaaaaaaaaaaaaaaaaaaagtacaaattaattaacCTCTAAGTTTAGTTTAGTATGAATCACACATAATAACACAACATATATTGTATTTTGGGGtataattcatttatatatcaCTGTATTtgattcacttttattttgttgaccACAGACTACTTCATTTAACACTATGTTCAAAACATTTActcaaatattacattattatcaGATGTGAATTAAATTTTAGTTGGTACAAATATACAGATTTAAATTCTGATGtgaatattttctttattacattataattactaaattaatatttaaaattctgatttgaatcatgtcagtttttatatttattaagttattattacacaattaatatattaatataaattctaatgtgatttttttatttttatatttactgttatcaatacaaaattaaattatttaaattctgaTGCAAAtccttttaatatatatttttattaaattatcaaaaaaattatacaaaatcaaaagattcaaatactaatgtaaatatttgtatatttgttttttaattatttttaaaattttatttaataaatgtattattaataagttATTACAAAGTTTATAGATTTAAATTCTAATgacaatattcatttttattatttatttgaacaattaGTGGTTCTTAACATCTGTTTTGACGGCAGTAATAATTGTTTTGACAGCACCGACCTTAAATTTTGGAATGTTTaggtataattatttttatgaataattaatataattcatCACTGTGAATCAGATTCATCTCTGTGAATTTGATACATTTCTTGGAGTTGAATgtattagttaaaataaattccACTTCCTGTCATTCTAATTCAACATCCTGTGTGTTGAATTTTGACCCATCTAGGCCTTTACCTGGTAATGCACTCTGTGACCAGTAGAGGGCACCTGATGCAAATCCTGCCAACAACAGACACAAATTGGTGAGTACAAGAATTTATAACATGATGGTGGCAAGCTTTGGTTAGATTCCACATTAAATGTGGAATctatttcaatgttttatttcataacattgaaataaaaaaataaaaaaacctacAGGACCAGAAAATGCAGTCAGTATTCATTCATCAGTCTGACAGGAACATCATGGGAAGTGCTTACCTCCTGCAGTCTGTCAATGTACAGTCGACAGGTTTCCAGGTCACAGTCTCCTCTCACCACCACGATGCCAACAGGAGTAGCTGAACAAGCAAACACACAGAGTGAGTCACTTCACATATTCACCCTTCCTACAGCAACTGAATTGTGGGAAACTTTCGTATCAACTCACAAATGTCACGTAAACGCTCTTTGTCGAACTGCATGCTCTCGTACTCCTGCAGGATGATGCGGTTCACTCGCAGACGCAGGCGTTCAGGGACGGCATGAGGGCTGCGATACGCAGATGACAACAAATGAGAACTGACTGcacatttatgaaatatttaattaacaaaacgTAATGCTCACAGGAACTGCATGAAAACACTTTATGATTGTACTCAATCATAATGAATAGCTATGAAAACAACATATTAATTTCAGACGATGAGGGGCGTGTGAGGAAGAGTGAAAATGAGCTTCACAAAAGGACAGGTGAAGATCAGGAAGGACTGTAGTtattaatgcataaaaatgctttttgtggCCATTTGGTCTGTTTAGACCAAATCTGTCATCTTTGTTCAAGTCAGCACGACTGACCCTTGAAATAATCATGACATACTcaaattaatcattatttactataaccaacattaaattaaattgtgttTACTATCtgcaatatttcagaaaaagttttattttattgaaaacgtttatgtgtgtttttttttttgtttgtttgtttaaataaaaataaaaaaataaataataaaaggttCAAAATGCTTAAATAGCTATTTGGTTAATTATTAGCGTTATTTGTCTGCCTGTGCAGTCCATGCTggtacagaaaaataaaataaaataaaataaaataaaataaaataaaataaaataaaataaaataattagtgttattttaatactttattttattgaaaacatttatatgattttttaaaattaaaaataatttaaaaaatcattaattattttatttatttttattatatcgAAAAcgttcatattttaaattaaataaatataataaaaaatgattaataattttatttaattacaaatatgtaaaaatatgtctaaaattaaaaaatctatatgattcattaaataatatatgattcttcaaactgttttattattttattgaaaacatttatatgattttgtaattaaataaaaataatttaaaaaaatctacatttaattaaaatatttaaaaaatattgaaagtattacagtttaatttatatatatatatatatatatatatgaagaaattaatataaataaaaataaaaatgtaaataataaatatcaaaataataatagtaacaattatatatgtacataatagtataaattacatataaattataattataaataaattaataatattacatattaccatatagaatatatatatatatatataccagaCCAGAAACCTTCATTACGCATGTAAACAGGGTCGATTTTGATTACATGTTGACTTTA includes these proteins:
- the LOC127163941 gene encoding apoptosis facilitator Bcl-2-like protein 14 is translated as MDQQHSNGDVQTSGADSLEFRLLMAYTRKRRPADTRLQQDVPSSPQPTEKHRKPQKNKRKKRLSFLLKCIKPQADEQREQQPATLDTSDDGKIDEVENMVSELTEISDSVHFTSSDIEPDSVDEESDVVKKLAEMLKEHGDELNEKIKADKVLLAMLQSSLTYGFFKKVMEAFCGGVSPDVPPEQKDKKVDVALICEATSQLVGIHYHPMTYVMNLGAQYLQENYSGWISRNMHVGNGEVGDESKEEVQ